The nucleotide window CGGGCATCACCACCTCGGCGGCGGAGCCGACTTGGTTTCCGGGATGTTGTTGCCGCTTGCCTGGCAGACGCGTGGCTGATCGATCCCAGGATCAGATGCCGGGTGAATCCCGAGTAACTGCAGTTCAAAGGGTGTATTTGAACTACGGTGAGTATTTCTGGTGCACAGATTGAACATCTACAGAATCAGACGCGCACAGTATCGTGTAGGATATGACGTACCGCCAAGAGAAGGGAGGACGAGACCGCCAATGACATCGCACCGGTCCGCATCGTCCACCGTGCGCCCTCCGCTGACTACCAGCGGACGGCGCACACATGGGCAGCTGCTCGACCGGGTGGATCTCCGCGGAGTGCATCCGAACACCCCGCGATCCACGAAAGAGGCCGCCTTGATGGCGGACCTCTCCGTTCTCAATTGGGACCACACCCGCCCGGTGCCGGAATTTCAGCACCTGCCCCATGCGCTTCGGCGCATGTTGTCGGTGCGCACCATGCGCGCGGTGCAGAGTCCCTCGATCGATGGCGGGGCTTCTACCCCCGCCGCCGATCGGACACCGAGTCCGATCCAGTGGACATCGGTGGAGAAACTCCGGGGCCACGTTTCTGAAGCAAGGAGTATCGGACTCCCTGTGACGTGGATCTTCCCCCGGGCGAGGAAGGAAGACAGCAATGTCGACCAACCCGTCATCCTGGGCATCAGAGCCCGATCCGGCCGAGAGTCCGGACTCCGACGAGCAGGCCGCAGCGTCCGGCCACACCCCGGAACCATCGGGGAACTCTTCCGACGAAGCACCGGCCCCGCCGGAGCAGACATCGAGACGCGAACCCGAGCTTCTCAACGACTGGACACATATCCAGATCGAGCAGGTCGAAGGAACCTCTGCACACGAGGAGAATTTGCCGGCCACGGTGCCGGACACCTCGGTGGAGAATTCCACCCCGCCGCCGGTACCGCCGGATCCGATCACGGGCAGCATCGAGGGAATGCACTTCCCCCCGGGGCGCGCCTACATCAGGATCAACGAACTCCTCGGCGGCGGCGGCGCGACCTTCAAGATCTTCAAGGGCACCGAGCTCACCATCGGTGGTCATGGAATTGGATTGGCGCTTCTGCTCATCGCCTTCGGGCCCGTAGCAGTGATTGTCGTCGGCACGTACGCCGGTTTGCCAGTGTTGTTGATCGTGTTGCTGGCAGTCCTGGTCTTGATTGGGGTCGTCGGAGTCACGGTCATGATTGTGAAGTTGCTCGGTAACTCCAGCCGGGATCAACCCTAATCGGGGCGAGTCCGGACGGGAGATAGACAACTCAATGAATAGGCCACCGAGCCGGGGGTTCCTTTACAACCCCCGGCTCGGACCTATTTCCCATAGTAAGGAGGTTCGACATGGGTGTGAAGGGAGCAACAGCGGGCAGGACATCGATCACGACCAAGCCCACGGTCGAGAAGCTGGTCGAAGACATGGCCGAGAAGACGCACATCACCAAGAGCGACTTGTTCAACATCGGCATCGACATCCTGCATTTCGTGTGGACGGTGCTCGCCAAGGGCGGCGTCATCGGAGTGAAACTCCCCGGCGACGACGAGTTCAAGCCGGTCCAGATCTACATCCCCGGCATGACCCAACCGTTCACGACCTGATAGCCCTACGGCATCATCCTCAGCGCTCGCCGACAGAAGTCGGCGGGCGCTGTTGCGCTCGGGGTATGACGCCCATCCGAGATGTTCGGAAAACGATCGGTTCTCAACACTGATGCAGTAGGCACGCCGAAGCCATATGGGCGGCGAGAGCCGTACCGTCTGGCGCGGTCTCGTGACCAGCAAGGATTCCGGTTTCGCGCACGAAAATGAGGCGAATCCGGAAGGTGTCGAAAAACGTGTTGCAAAGTCGGAGTGTCCAACAATTCGCGTCGGCCCTGATTCACGCACTCGAACAGGCGGGCTGCGCGAAGATCTTCACCGACATGAAGTCCGGCAAGGACACCGAACGCGAAGAGCTCTGGAAGTGCCTGGAGTACGTGCGCGCCGGTGACACCTTGGTGGTGCCTTCACTCGATCGACTCGGGCGCTCACTGCAGGACCTGATCTCGATCGTGGCCGGACTCCGCAAGCGCGGCATCGGATTCCGCTCCCTATACGAGGCCATCGATACCACCACCCCCGGCGGACGCCTGGTGTTCCATGTCTTCGCCGCGCTGGCCGAGTTCATCCGCGAATTGATCGTGCAGGGCACCAACGAGGGCCTGGCCGCCGCACGCGCCCGCGGGCAGCGCCTCGGACGCCCGCCCACCATGACCGAGGAGCAGATCCGCCAAGCCCGTGCCATCCTCACCCGCCCCGAGGAGACCGTGTCCTCGGTCGCCCGACTGCTGGGAGTTTCCCGATCCACCATCTACAAATATGTACCCGAACTCAGCGAGAGTCAGAGTCAACTCACTCTCAAGAAACATGCAGGTCAGAGCTATGAAGAGCCCATCTCCTGATTGCGTGACACAAATCACACGTCACGGCGTTTTGCCAGGTCGTCACACTCCTACCCCTCTGAACTGCGGAGACGCCGGATCAAGTAATGCATAACGCCGCTCTTCTATTACGTGCGATTCGATGCCAGGTGCTAGCCTCCAGGAAATTGGGTCCTAGCCCTGGTGCTGCTGCATCAGGGCTTTCTGGTTTTTATGTCTGATTCCAATACCGGGACGCCGTCGCCCCGCAGATGGCGACGTCGTGGACGCCGTGGCCATGGAGCAGTTCCTCCGCCTGCCGCGTCCGGTACACCTCCCACTCGGGAGACACCTCCACCTGCCCGGATCGTCAGGCATGCCATACCGCCGCGAGCAGCGCGCCAGCGCCATGTCGTCCTGCGGAATGCCCCCGAACCGCAGGGTGACATGTCCGCGATAACGCCGCGGATCAGCCAGACGCCGGACAGTGTGATCGATCTGGTCGATCGCCAGCTGACGCGCGCAACCAATCGTGGTACCCACAACTACTACAAGGGACTGCTCGACTACGTCATGAACACGCTCAAGGTCGTGCAGTCGACCTTGATCCTGCTGATCATCGCGGGCGCGGCGGCCTTCGTCATCTTCGCCGCGGGCATCGCCGCCGCCGTCTACCTCGCCGGTATGCCGTTGCATGTAGCGGTGGGCGTGGGGGTTTTGGGTGGCAGCGCAAGCACCGTGTTCGGGTCGATCACGGTCGGCCGTTGGGCACTGAAGGCACTGCGCCACTTCAAATCCGTCACCGATCGCAACGAGAAGAGCTTCCCCGATGATCCGCCGAGTCCGGCACCCGAGGAAACCCCTGCGCCGTAAAGGCATTGCTCTGCCTCATGGCTACACCGGACAGCACGGTCGTAGCCAAAACCGTTGCGACGACGGAGAACTCGGCGCCGACAGTACCGCGCCCGAAGGCGAGTGCCCCGATCACCGCACCCAGCAGCATCCCGATCCCCGCGCTCGCGACACTCGCGACGACGCGCCACGCCATCGGATGAAGCACCAGGTGCGCGTCTGAACTCCGCATCCTCAGCACCATACGCGGTCACACCTTGGTGTTGGGTCCCCAAAATTCCCCAGTCCTGAACAAGGACTGCACGTCGCCCGTGCCGCCCTCGAATGCGCGATTTCGCGTCAGGAAACAGGTGCGCGACCGAGCCCTCATGTCGCCCGTCATCGGTTTCGCCGCGAAGGACACCGCGATGACGACGAAAAGCGCGTCTATCCAGGTAGATCCGCCGTCCGGTCCTCGTTTCCGCTGGACCCCGGCGCGACGCTGCGCCCATGAGCGGCTTTCGATAACCAGGAGCGCATCGGCGGTAAACAAACGAATATCCCCAGTTCAGGGCACACATGTAGAACTACATGCTCTTTACATGTAAGACCGTTCCGGCGCGGAGTGCATGTGCATTTCGGTGATACATCTGCACATTCGCGCGAAAAATACTGTGCTGCAGGGTATTTCGAGTCTCGCGTCGGCAGACGACTGTCGGTCTCCCTCCCTACCCTGGATGCGCAAGTGCGCGAAATGCGCTGATGGAAGGGGATTCCAGGAATGACCACACGCCGTGCAGGTCTCATCCGAACGCTGGCCGCCATTGGCATGGTCGGCGCTTCGATGCTCTCCGTAGCGGGATGCGCGACCGATTCGCCGAAGGAGCAGATCGATCGCGAACACAAGGCGGCCAGCGTGCCGGTGTTCAAGCTACACATGGAGCACGACCTCTGGTCTCGGACGAACAGCGACCACGTTGGTGACTCCGGCAGGAAGGTCGACAAACCGAAGAGCCTGACCGACGATCCGGCGACAGGCATGGCGACCATTGAGCTGACCGGGCCGCAGATGGTGGACTACCTCCAGATCCTGGACTACAACGCGCACGGCGGCATGAGCGCCCACGACCCGTCCCTCGCGGGCAGCGTCTACGACGCGGTCGCTCCCGTCGTGGACAAGCTCCAAACGCCGCCCGCGCCGGATGCCCCCGCGCCCGAGGTCACCGTCAGCGCGGCGGTCAAATCGTCCGCGCCGACGACCGCGGCGGCGAAGTAGCCGAGGGCGGACTTCATGGTCATTCTGTTTTGGGCGAGAGCGGTTCTGTGGTTCCCCAGCGTGATCGCGGTGCTCGTGTCGCGCTGGTTCCGCCGCTCCTCGTCGGTCTTGCGCTTTGCGTTTCCGGTGTGCGCGATCGGCTCGGTACTTCTGGCGGTCGCCTCCCCCGTCATCAGCACCGACTCCATGCCGATGCAGTTCTTCTCCGGCACCGCGCTCATCGGGTTGGCGGTGTTGTGCGCCGCCGCGTCCATCCTGCTGTGGCGGACACAGCGGACCGAGTAATCACTTTGGCCTTCACTGCAGGTCAACACCACATACATGCATACATACATACATGTGAATTGTTGGCGACTTCGGGCCGCGCATGAAGACTGCCGCCCGATCGACAAGGTGAGGTGGACAAACTTTGTCCACCTACTCAGTTCGAGTACTGATCGACCCCCATATGGTGCGTAGCCGCCGCACGCCATAGCCCACCACCGACACCCGAGCACCACGCAGACCAGGATCATTTGGATTTTCGGCGATTACTACCGGGACCCCGTGGTGCACGCCGAAGTGAAGAACGCCGAACTCGCCCTCGTGATGCCGACCGGCGAAGCCGAGCTGGACGAGTCCGCCGCGCCGGGCGCCGACGAAGTCATTGCGCTGCTCACCGGGATCGACCGGAAATACCGTTCCGGCCAGTGATTCGAGCTCATCCGGGTCAAAAACCGGGTGCCAGGATCCACGCTAAAGCTCGAACCGCATCGCCACAACACATATGGCTGGACCAGCAGCGATGGCGTTGTAATCGCTTCGGGCGCCGCGGGGGATGAGCGCCCGGTACCGAAGGTCAGCGTGTAGGAGTCCGGGGTTCCCACTAGGTCCGCAGAGAGACAGGCACGCCGGGCGATCGAGCCACATCTGGGGGCGCAGTTAAGGCCTACGGACTTGCCTTCGGGATCCTTTGCAGCAGTGCGAGGCCCGGGGTTCGGCTGATGCGAGCCCCATCCCGCACCGCCCCCGAGCTGGGGATCTGCCAGCGATGGCATCGGAATGGGATCGCGATGCCAACCAGATCCCATCGGGATGGCATCGCAGATGTCACCAGCTTGTGACCCGTTATCTGTCAACTTAACCCCCATCACGGGGGTATTGTCGCGGGGCGATGCGCACACGATTACACGATTAGTCGTTGTAACCCGGGTCACAACATGGGTGTCCCGCCGGAAGTTGCGCCGAAGTCTCGGCGTTACCGTATGTGCGTCCTACAAAGGAAAAGCGCCCGGATCGTCGGGATTCCCAACGATCCGAGCGCCTGCTGGTCACCCGCGCGAACGGCCTACGAAACCATTGATCGCGCGAAGTGCCACCGCCGACAGCCTGGCCACTTCGGCCAGGCTGTCGCTGTTGGACAGGTAGAGAACCCCTGCCACGAGATCGAATCCCGAAGCGATAACCGGACACCAGTGGTCAACTGCCGCCCTGACTCGTTCCAAACCCGAAGGCCTGTCCCGAGTCTCGGGATCCGACTGCTCAGACGGATCGGAATCCACCTGGGCCCCTTTCCTACGATGGCCACCGCCGGGTGCGGCGGCCAGGCCTGGGGCCCCTCGTGAAAGAGGCTGTGTAGGTCAGGGACTCGGCAAAAAATCGAACGCACGCGCGAGTCGAATCCAAGGCGACAGTCTAGACCCGACTCCCCGACGGATAACTACCGATCCGCCACGAGGGTTCCCATTGCCGCTCCGTCTCCGATTTGCGCGGGCGCGGAACCCTGCCGAATCGAAATCCCTTCTCGGCAGCACCAATACGGGCACCGATAGGGCAGGACTATTGGATCAAAACTTTTCCGGCGTTTCGACCTGACACACCGACGCGCCTACCACCAAACTGCCCGGTCTCGTGTTATCACCCCCAAGCCTGGGAACAGGCAAATCGGTCGAAAAGCCCAGGCGCGGAGGCGGACTGGCAGCTCTATCAGGGCACCGCGAATCGGACCACCGCAGGGTTAGTCCGCCGACATCACCGAGACGGCCCTGCCCCCTTGTGTGACGCAGTCGCGAAACCTCTTGGGAGAAATAGGGCGTGTCGAACATTTCGCGCTTTCGTGTCGCCCCGGCCCCGGCTGGCGAGGCACACCGGGGTCGTGACAGCAGTCCGCCCGGCCGAGGAGTCGACCGGGCGGACACAGCATTTGGTATGTCGGCGGCGCTACACCTCGTCCGGGAGTTTGGGCGGCACATCGCCGGAACCCAGGAGTCTGCGTTGTAGAGATTCTGGCATCCGCGGAATCTCGGTACGGGAGGCGACGACCGGGTCGGGCCGCGGTGGCTCGGGCATCGCCTCGTCCAGATCCACCAACCCCGGCACCTCGACATCACTGTCAGCGTCGGCGAGATCGAGGTCCCTCCTGGGTCGGTCCGCGGCGTGGGTGTGTGAGTCGTCGTCGAGGTCGGTGTCGAAGATGCGTCCGTTCACGCGGCGGGTGATGCGGCTGCCGACCGGCCCCTTCTGGGCTTCACGGGCCTCGACGATGCCGCGGGCGTGCTCGGCGTCGTCGCGATGAGGGTGCAGCGAGGTGTGCACAATGTTCCCGAGTTCGTCCGCGGCGACCAGGATGTACTCGGCGACCGGGGCGTCCACGCGGGCTTTGCGGGCACGTTGGTCGAGCGCGCCGCCTGGGATGCAGCCGAGCCGGTCGGCTATTTCGGCGTAGGAGCGGGACAAGCCGAGCTCGACCAGGCGGTCGCAGATCTCGAACTCCGGCGCGGGCAGCCTGGCCACCAGCTCGGCCATGCCGGTGGGTTCGGTCCGGTTGCGCCGCAACCAGTTCCGGGGCGGCGTGGAGGCTTCCCAGATGGTGCGCAGCAGCTCTTCGGCTTCTTCGTCCCAGTAGGGCAGCTCCGCCGCCGCATGCTTGCCGCGCGCGATGGTGTCCCAGTCGTAGCCCGGATCCGCTTCGATCGCCTCGCGCAGCCGATCACATGCTTTGCCGCGGCCCCCGTTCTCGATCAGCATGCTCGCCCGGTCCCGGGTGGCCTTCTCGGTGCGGCCCAGACTCCGGGCGATGTCCCGCCACGGTCTGCCCTGCACAAGCCCTGTGATCAAGGTCCGGTAGTGGTACGCCGTCCACCGCGCCCCCTGCCGTGACCACGGGTTTCCGTCGTCGATATCCGTCACGATGTTCCTCCCTGCTCGCCAACTTTCCGCGCCCCCTGCGGCGCGCTGTTCCGCCAGCATCGCACCGGCCCCCGACACAATCAGACGATCGCCATGGACTCGAAAACTGTTGTTGCACTTGTAATTCCAAACGCCTCCGACAGTTCCGGCCATCGGATTGGGTGCCGGGGGAATCGACCGATTCCAAGCGGGTGGTTCGACGATTTCGAAACAACGGGTGGGAACGGACTAGGTTCGCTCCGCAGTTTCGGGAAGACCGACCACCAGCGGGCGTCCCTGGTGGTCGTCCTTGTGGACCAGGATCGGATGGAGCCAACGCACCACCGGAGTCTGCGACTGCCGAGGACCGGTCCAATAGGTATGCCAATGCGCGCGGCGCAGGTGTGCGCGCACACCTGCGCCGGTACCCGTGTCGGCGGACTCGGCATCCGAGGTGCGGCCGACGGCGTGTAGCGCAGGACCGACGTCGAAGCCCAGATCGATGATGGTGGGGTCCTCACCGCGGCGGGTCTTCTTGCCGTGCTTGCCCGGCTCGGGCCGGTGGTCGTGGGCGTCACGGTGGTCGCTGCATAGATACAGCAGCAGACTGATGGCCAGATTGCTGGCCCGCTGCATGTTCTCGCGAGGAATCTGCCCGAGCGAGCCGAAACCATGCAATCGGGTGACCAGTTCGTCGATGCTGTAGGTGCCCGATAGCGGCAGAAAGACCACTGTTTCTTCGTGGGTGGGGTGGCGTCCGACGTAGTGCACCCGGCTGGCCAGCGCCACTTGCAGATTCCGGACATCGGGGTCCGCGGTGGAACAGATCTGCTCGTGCTCGGTCATACCGGTGACGAGCATGCCGACGAACACCGGAGGTTCGGCCAGCTGATCCAATTCTGGCTCGACCATCGGCCCTGCGTCGGCCGGGATCGGCTCGGGGAAGACGAGGAACGGATCTGGATGCGGCAGCCGCGCCAGGACCTCGCACGGCACCTTCGCAGTGGTTTCGGTGCTCAGCAGGCTGTCTGCCAATCCAGGATGCACCCGGTAGACCACGCGATGGCGCCGCCACAGCCGCGCAGCCTCGGCGGTCTGCGCGGTCACCCCGAACAGGGTCGCCTGCTGAGCGCCGACCATCGCTTCCAGCTGCGCGATGAAGGTCCTGCTGCGCAGGGAATCCTGCGCACCGCGACCGAGGAACCCCTCACGCAGTCGATCGATGAACAGCGCGACCTCGGGGTTGCTGCGCCCGATGTTCATGGTCTCGATCGTGTCCTTCACGTACTGTTCGGCCACCTGTACCGATTGCTTGGCCGACACCACCTGCTCGCTGCCCATCGATCCAGGATGGCATCCCGCACCGCCACCTGGGCGGGATGTATTCCATTGGGTACCAGAGGATTTCACACGGTTTACGGCAATACCCGGACATGATCTGATGTCGCGGCCGGTCGTCCGTAAGGCACTACCGCGACCGGAACTTCAGGAAGTCGAGGAGAGATACCCCGCGATGAGTAGGAAGAGCGCTACCGAACTCGCTGATGAGCTGTCCGATCTCGCCCATTAGATCCGCCGCCGCGCCGCCGAGGAAGTCCGCACCGAATTCGCCCGCGAGATCGCGGACCGCTTCCTCGGACGCCCAGGCTTGGACCGCTCCGTCTACGGCGGGCGGCTTCCGGAGGAC belongs to Nocardia sp. NBC_01503 and includes:
- a CDS encoding recombinase family protein encodes the protein MLQSRSVQQFASALIHALEQAGCAKIFTDMKSGKDTEREELWKCLEYVRAGDTLVVPSLDRLGRSLQDLISIVAGLRKRGIGFRSLYEAIDTTTPGGRLVFHVFAALAEFIRELIVQGTNEGLAAARARGQRLGRPPTMTEEQIRQARAILTRPEETVSSVARLLGVSRSTIYKYVPELSESQSQLTLKKHAGQSYEEPIS